One window of Syngnathus acus chromosome 16, fSynAcu1.2, whole genome shotgun sequence genomic DNA carries:
- the LOC119135896 gene encoding uncharacterized protein LOC119135896 → MAPIDLQMDETQPIKRPQYRWPSEADQGMEDTLCGLWDAGVLEVSCSEWNTPLRPVQKADGKTWRMAHDLRAVNDVTITPVLPVPDPHRILASLNPAYQWFTVIDLANAFFCLPLSPSVRHAFAFTYKGMKLQYTRMPQGFKNSPGLFNQVLKELLEPCQMPDGTLLLQYVDDLLIAAKDEQTCLEGTKKVLLWLGEKGFKVSRKKLQCCRQQVTFLGRVLTPSGLAMSPEHRSSILRHPRPATVQEMLSFLGLCGYSRHYIPCFADKTGVLRALIREQGARNLRACLVWTPEAAEVFVSLVQELASAAALATPDYTLPFHLDVSISGKVVNGALYQKMQHGRAVLMYCSVPLDNIEQRQPDCSRYAAGLAKVLLKTAHTVMGHPVYVLTDHAVSSFVASAAFTLTPLRQTRLLKILTAPNVNYVHSGVNMADQLLVGPHECASKVQTVAKVRPDLYSTPLGHGRVVFTDGCCWRDRMGSLHAAAAAVEWRDGSFQPLKVMKLNTHPSAQAAEVFALVLALRQCKGEAVTIYSDSAYAVSAALLDLVGWLQNGFTTARGSEIAHKDLMLQLFEALKYPSEVAIVKVPGHSKADTLVARGNRAADELAKQTAGYGGAEDMMVSRGPLIVDGEHPDSCLPLSLSHADLCAAQGATSPEQKSVWLAAKAVKRSDGLWVGPKGQPALPEGRLMSEVLTQAHTPSHVGPHAMMIHLRSWWHPKLSDVVWKFVADCESCQTFNARPTLKPKPGLFQPAPWPGAEVIIDFTDMNTRVNGKRFLLVLVDAYSGWPEAYPCSKEDSAAVIKALITHYIPTHGFPALIRSDNGTHFNNKALAKVESILGLKHRFGCVYHPQSQGRVERLNRTLKEKLAKIMAQTAMNWLQALPLALLSVRQSVNRSTGFAPFELMTGRLMPGPATTLVPPEDVPVPNLSHTAYWSYLSALVSSVSAQLGEKSAAAAAEEGVSVEKQLTPYVYVRVISRKWTDPRWKGPFRVLARTSHAAQLDFKGRRWYHYSQLRPAPEFVPSG, encoded by the coding sequence ATGGCCCCTATTGATCTCCAAATGGATGAGACGCAGCCTATCAAACGACCCCAATATCGTTGGCCGAGTGAGGCGGACCAAGGCATGGAAGACACTCTGTGCGGCCTCTGGGACGCAGGGGTGTTGGAAGTGTCATGCTCCGAATGGAACACCCCGTTAAGGCCAGTCCAAAAAGCAGATGGGAAAACATGGCGCATGGCACATGATTTGAGAGCAGTAAATGATGTCACTATAACTCCTGTTCTTCCCGTGCCAGACCCGCACCGAATCCTTGCATCATTGAACCCTGCCTATCAGTGGTTCACCGTAATTGATTTGGCTAATGCCTTCTTCTGCCTCCCGCTTTCCCCCTCAGTGCGGCACGCGTTCGCCTTCACTTACAAAGGGATGAAATTGCAATACACACGCATGCCGCAGGGATTCAAAAATTCGCCAGGATTGTTCAATCAGGTCCTCAAAGAACTCCTCGAACCATGCCAAATGCCGGATGGCACATTGTTGTTGCAATATGTCGATGATTTGTTGATTGCAGCAAAAGACGAGCAGACGTGTCTTGAAGGAACAAAGAAAGTGTTGTTGTGGTTAGGGGAGAAAGGGTTCAAGGTGTCAAGAAAGAAACTGCAATGCTGTCGCCAACAGGTCACTTTTCTGGGACGTGTGTTGACCCCTAGTGGCCTCGCCATGTCGCCTGAACATAGAAGCTCCATCCTCCGACACCCACGGCCCGCCACCGTCCAGGAGATGCTATCATTCCTGGGGTTGTGCGGCTACAGCAGACATTACATACCCTGTTTTGCTGACAAAACTGGTGTCCTACGGGCCCTGATCCGCGAACAGGGGGCGAGGAATCTCAGGGCTTGCCTGGTTTGGACACCGGAGGCTGCTGAGGTCTTTGTGTCACTGGTGCAGGAGCTGGCCTCTGCTGCGGCTTTGGCCACTCCTGACTACACTCTGCCCTTCCATCTAGATGTCTCTATTTCAGGGAAAGTTGTGAATGGAGCTCTGTACCAGAAAATGCAGCATGGACGTGCAGTGTTGATGTATTGCAGCGTCCCCTTGGACAACATTGAGCAACGACAACCCGATTGTTCCAGATATGCGGCTGGCCTGGCAAAGGTCTTACTCAAAACAGCCCACACGGTCATGGGGCATCCAGTTTATGTGTTAACTGATCATGCAGTGTCTTCATTTGTCGCATCGGCGGCGTTCACGTTGACTCCACTGCGACAAACACGGTTGTTGAAAATATTGACTGCCCCAAATGTCAACTATGTCCATTCCGGAGTGAACATGGCCGATCAATTGTTGGTGGGACCCCATGAGTGTGCATCAAAGGTCCAGACGGTGGCGAAAGTCCGACCTGACCTCTATTCCACTCCGCTCGGGCACGGTCGTGTGGTGTTCACAGATGGCTGCTGTTGGAGAGACAGGATGGGCTCCCTCCATGCGGCCGCGGCTGCGGTCGAGTGGAGGGATGGTTCCTTCCAGCCTCTTAAAGTGATGAAGCTCAACACCCACCCATCGGCCCAGGCGGCAGAAGTCTTTGCTCTGGTGTTAGCTTTACGACAATGCAAGGGGGAAGCCGTGACCATCTATTCTGACTCCGCTTATGCGGTGTCGGCGGCTTTACTCGATCTGGTAGGGTGGCTGCAGAATGGGTTCACGACGGCCAGAGGCTCGGAGATTGCGCACAAGGATTTGATGTTGCAGTTGTTTGAGGCGTTGAAGTACCCGAGCGAGGTGGCCATTGTCAAAGTGCCTGGTCACTCCAAAGCTGACACCTTAGTGGCTAGGGGGAATCGAGCGGCTGATGAATTGGCCAAGCAGACGGCCGGGTATGGCGGGGCAGAGGACATGATGGTGTCCCGCGGTCCACTAATTGTGGACGGGGAACACCCCGACTCCTGTTTGCCCCTGTCACTCTCGCATGCCGATCTGTGTGCCGCCCAGGGTGCCACGTCCCCGGAACAAAAATCGGTCTGGCTGGCAGCAAAGGCTGTCAAACGATCAGATGGCTTGTGGGTAGGACCCAAAGGACAGCCAGCTCTTCCGGAGGGAAGGCTGATGTCGGAGGTCCTGACACAGGCTCACACACCTTCCCATGTGGGTCCCCATGCCATGATGATCCATCTTCGAAGTTGGTGGCATCCCAAACTCTCAGATGTGGTCTGGAAATTCGTTGCGGATTGTGAGTCTTGTCAGACGTTCAATGCACGCCCTACGTTGAAGCCTAAGCCCGGCCTGTTTCAGCCGGCCCCATGGCCGGGGGCAGAGGTGATCATTGATTTCACAGACATGAATACAAGAGTGAATGGAAAACGCTTTTTGCTTGTGTTGGTTGACGCTTACTCGGGCTGGCCGGAGGCATATCCGTGCTCGAAGGAAGATTCTGCTGCGGTGATCAAGGCTTTGATCACCCATTACATCCCTACCCACGGTTTTCCGGCCTTGATCCGTTCTGACAATGGTACACACTTTAACAACAAAGCCTTGGCCAAGGTAGAATCAATTTTGGGGTTGAAGCATCGATTCGGGTGTGTCTACCATCCTCAGTCTCAAGGCCGCGTTGAACGACTTAACCGAACGCTAAAAGAGAAATTGGCCAAAATTATGGCTCAGACGGCAATGAATTGGCTACAAGCACTTCCGCTTGCTTTGCTGTCTGTGAGACAATCCGTTAACAGGAGCACTGGATTCGCACCGTTTGAGTTGATGACGGGCCGTCTAATGCCGGGACCAGCGACGACGCTCGTCCCACCAGAGGATGTTCCGGTACCTAATTTATCTCATACAGCATACTGGTCCTATTTGTCTGCTTTGGTGTCCAGTGTTTCTGCACAGCTTGGAGAAAAATCCGCTGCGGCTGCGGCGGAGGAAGGTGTGTCGGTGGAGAAACAGCTCACGCCGTACGTGTACGTCCGAGTCATCTCCAGGAAGTGGACGGACCCCCGGTGGAAGGGCCCCTTTCGTGTCTTGGCCAGGACGTCTCACGCAGCCCAACTCGACTTCAAAGGACGCCGGTGGTATCACTACTCACAACTCCGTCCGGCCCCAGAGTTTGTTCCGTCAGGATGA